A genomic segment from Salvia splendens isolate huo1 chromosome 13, SspV2, whole genome shotgun sequence encodes:
- the LOC121759939 gene encoding cytochrome c1-2, heme protein, mitochondrial-like, producing the protein MFGGRALRRLLRERLQSQNTVSPVLSSLISKKEQEAVGSATTKSWRVLALCGAGVSGLLSYATIASCDEAEHGLEAATYPWPHSGILNSYDHASIRRGHQVYQQVCASCHSMSLISFRDLVGVAYTEEETKAMAAEIEVVDGPNDEGEMFTRPGKLSDRFPQPYANEQAARFANGGAYPPDLSLITKARHNGQNYVFALLTGYHDPPAGVTIREGLHYNPYFPGGAIAMPKMLNDGAVEYEDGTPATEAQMGKDVVTFLTWAAEPEMEERKLMGFKWIFVLSLALLQAGYYRRMRWSVLKSRKLVLDVVN; encoded by the coding sequence ATGTTTGGGGGCAGAGCTCTCCGTCGGTTGCTAAGAGAGAGACTTCAGTCGCAAAACACCGTTTCTCCAGTTTTGTCATCTCTTATTTCTAAGAAAGAGCAGGAAGCAGTTGGATCTGCCACCACCAAGTCCTGGAGGGTATTGGCTCTATGTGGGGCAGGTGTCTCAGGGTTGTTAAGTTATGCAACAATAGCATCTTGTGATGAGGCTgaacatggtttggaagctgcCACCTATCCTTGGCCACACAGTGGCATTCTAAATTCATACGACCATGCTTCGATTCGCCGTGGTCACCAGGTGTATCAACAAGTTTGTGCCTCCTGCCATTCAATGTCCTTAATTTCATTCCGCGACTTGGTAGGTGTTGCGTATACAGAAGAGGAAACTAAAGCTATGGCCGCTGAGATTGAGGTAGTTGATGGGCCTAATGATGAGGGGGAGATGTTTACTCGTCCTGGCAAGCTCAGTGACCGGTTTCCTCAGCCATATGCAAATGAACAAGCAGCTAGGTTCGCTAATGGCGGCGCTTATCCTCCCGATTTAAGTCTTATAACCAAAGCTCGTCACAATGGACAAAATTATGTTTTTGCCCTATTGACTGGATATCATGACCCTCCTGCTGGTGTCACAATTCGTGAAGGATTGCATTATAACCCTTACTTCCCTGGTGGAGCTATTGCTATGCCAAAAATGCTTAATGATGGTGCTGTTGAGTATGAAGATGGTACACCTGCAACAGAAGCTCAGATGGGGAAAGATGTTGTCACATTTTTAACATGGGCTGCAGAGCCAGAAATGGAAGAGAGAAAACTGATGGGATTCAAATGGATATTCGTTCTATCACTCGCGCTTCTTCAAGCTGGTTATTACAGGCGCATGAGGTGGTCTGTTCTCAAGTCTCGAAAGCTGGTGCTTGATGTTGTGAACTAG
- the LOC121761009 gene encoding protein LURP-one-related 8-like, with product MTKIYPNASSSDEGKISGDDPVVLTVWKKSLLLNCEGFTVFDPHGNLVYRVDNYMAATKGHIILMDASGATLLTIRRKRLSLGDTWLIFDGETVEDPRFTVRKNVSLLNSRCLAHVFQKKSLPLYQIEGSYSRRCCAVYDEKRRRVAEIRQKEAAVTGVAFGKDVFRLEVQPGFDTEVAMGMVILLDQMYASGRFI from the exons ATGACCAAGATATATCCAAACGCCTCCTCCTCCGACGAGGGCAAAATCAGCGGTGATGATCCGGTGGTGCTGACCGTGTGGAAGAAATCTCTCCTTCTCAACTGCGAGGGTTTCACGGTGTTCGACCCCCACGGCAACCTCGTCTACCGCGTCGACAATTACATGGCCGCCACCAAGGGCCACATCATCCTCATGGACGCTTCCGGCGCCACTCTCCTCACCATCCGCCGCAAG AGACTGAGCCTAGGAGATACGTGGCTGATCTTCGACGGCGAGACGGTGGAGGATCCGAGGTTCACGGTGAGGAAGAACGTGAGCCTCCTCAATAGCCGGTGCCTGGCTCACGTGTTCCAGAAGAAGAGCTTGCCGCTGTACCAGATTGAGGGGTCGTACTCGCGACGGTGCTGCGCTGTGTACGACGAGAAGCGCCGGCGGGTGGCTGAGATCAGGCAGAAGGAGGCCGCCGTGACGGGGGTAGCTTTTGGCAAGGACGTTTTCCGGCTGGAGGTGCAGCCGGGATTCGACACGGAGGTGGCTATGGGGATGGTTATCCTTCTGGACCAGATGTACGCTTCTGGAAGATTCATTTGA